One Gadus morhua chromosome 13, gadMor3.0, whole genome shotgun sequence genomic window carries:
- the b9d2 gene encoding B9 domain-containing protein 2: MAELHIIGQIVGASGFPQSSLFCKWGIHTGGAWRLLSGLKEGQTQVDLPQTGDMAYWSHPIDLHYTTKGLQGWPKLHLQVWHQDSFGRCQLYGYGYCHVPSSPGQHTVRCATWRPLGSWQEQLAQMFVGGGPQLRSPDLIYSGADRYRLQTEAMGTVELELGIIMRHFDKHGVEC, from the coding sequence ATGGCAGAGCTGCATATCATCGGTCAAATCGTCGGTGCGAGCGGCTTTCCCCAGAGCAGTTTGTTTTGCAAGTGGGGCATTCACACGGGAGGGGCATGGCGGCTTCTCTCTGGCCTGAAGGAGGGTCAAACTCAGGTGGATCTCCCGCAGACGGGTGATATGGCCTACTGGAGCCATCCGATTGATCTTCACTACACCACTAAAGGACTGCAAGGCTGGCCAAAGCTTCACCTGCAGGTGTGGCACCAGGACTCGTTCGGACGCTGCCAGTTGTATGGTTACGGGTACTGCCACGTCCCTTCGAGCCCCGGACAACACACCGTACGTTGTGCGACCTGGAGACCTCTGGGCTCTTGGCAAGAACAGTTAGCGCAGATGTTCGTCGGCGGTGGGCCACAGTTGCGCTCCCCGGATCTGATTTACAGCGGAGCGGACAGATACAGGCTTCAGACCGAGGCGATGGGCACCGTGGAGCTGGAGCTCGGCATTATCATGAGGCACTTTGACAAGCACGGCGTCGAGTGTTAA